One window from the genome of Leishmania panamensis strain MHOM/PA/94/PSC-1 chromosome 13 sequence encodes:
- the NT3 gene encoding nucleobase transporter (TriTrypDB/GeneDB-style sysID: LpmP.13.1090) — MICNFSSMAELYVYATCVFLGISMLMPLNALASAPAYMLDYYKYATRNPNAKPNIPIFWNNILTFYNVASVVTQALVGPTVLTPWARKLSLTFRFVMALTLMMVEVFVILVIPAGGVSQVGAIVAFFVVTVLAGIGKSYLEATCYALVGTMPPKFMTAVMFGCGFSGVIASVLQCIIKASMKDTYESVLHQAYLYFSLALGFMALALGMALSLRFNSYAQEKVGEFRAIKKAKDAAADLNLEEGSEAIQPVLDDTPSSSSRHQPFKGDMAANAEVYGHIIEEGSERARRKAEGADDSDEPSECDDVQAVAHQVGDTPSESNADDRNLTTSEQLLRTRAWPVAKCIWPLMVACFFNFFVSLLILPSLIIPVDRTDKWFATIAILLYNCGDATGRWFSSVKFLWPTRKVLLICIACRFVFIPLTFLCIFRYIPGHAAPYVFFALLGLTNGFFGAMSMVLGPIDTRLHTEGQRVMAGQLMGVSLLAGASVSAMLALAIVPFLP, encoded by the coding sequence aTGATCTGCAATTTCTCCTCCATGGCGGAGCTGTACGTGTACGccacgtgtgtgtttcttGGAATCTCGATGCTCATGCCGCTGAATGCCCTCGCCTCGGCGCCAGCGTACATGCTCGACTACTACAAGTACGCGACCCGCAACCCGAACGCAAAGCCTAACATCCCTATCTTCTGGAACAACATCCTCACCTTCTACAACGTGGCGTCGGTGGTGACGCAGGCGCTGGTGGGCCCCACAGTGCTGACCCCGTGGGCACGTAAGCTCTCCCTTACCTTTCGCTTCGTCATGGCCCTGACGCTCATGATGGTAGAGGTGTTCGTGATTCTGGTCATACCGGCAGGAGGCGTATCGCAGGTTGGCGCCATTGTCGCCTTCTTCGTCGTGACCGTATTGGCCGGCATAGGCAAATCCTACCTGGAGGCGACATGCTACGCGCTGGTGGGCACGATGCCGCCGAAGTTTATGACCGCCGTCATGTTCGGCTGCGGCTTCTCCGGTGTGATCgcctcggtgctgcagtgcatcaTCAAGGCGTCCATGAAGGACACATACGAGTCGGTGCTCCACCAGGCGTACCTCTACTTCAGCCTCGCCCTCGGCTTCATGGCTCTTGCACTCGGCATggcgctctcgctgcgcttCAACTCCTACGCGCAGGAGAAGGTCGGTGAGTTCCGTGCCATCAAGAAGGCCAAGGACGCCGCGGCAGACCTGAACttggaggagggcagcgaggCCATCCAGCCGGTTCTGGACGACACCcccagtagcagcagcaggcatcAACCCTTCAAGGGCGATATGGCGGCGAACGCTGAGGTCTACGGTCATATTATCGAGGAAGGCTCTGAGAGGGCGCGCCGCAAGGCTGAGGGCGCGGATGACTCTGACGAACCGAGCGAGTGCGACGATGTGCAGGCGGTGGCTCACCAGGTCGGCGACACCCCCAGCGAGAGCAACGCTGACGACCGCAACCTAACCACctcggagcagctgctgcgcacgcgcgcctgGCCCGTGGCGAAGTGCATTTGGCCTCTCATGGTTGCCTGCTTCTTCAACTTCTTTGTTTCGCTGCTCATTCTGCCGTCCCTCATTATCCCGGTCGACCGCACGGACAAGTGGTTCGCGACCATTGCAATTCTGTTGTACAACTGCGGTGATGCGACCGGCCGCTGGTTCTCTTCAGTGAAGTTCCTGTGGCCCACACGCAAGGTGCTCCTCATCTGCATTGCATGCCGCTTCGTCTTCATTCCACTGACGTTCCTTTGCATTTTCAGGTACATTCCAGGCCACGCGGCCCCGTACGTCTTCTTCGCGCTGCTTGGCCTCACGAACGGCTTCTTCGGTGCAATGTCGATGGTGCTGGGCCCGATCGACACGCGTCTGCACACGGAGGGCCAGCGTGTGATGGCAGGCCAACTGATGGGCGTCTCGCTCCTCGCGGGTGCGTCCGTGTCTGCcatgctggcgctggcgatTGTGCCCTTCCTACCCTAA
- a CDS encoding outer arm dynein-like protein (TriTrypDB/GeneDB-style sysID: LpmP.13.1060): MADYEPEDNLEQNSTLSSESIQEDMSNLLRTKLTGEQWNPAKVDGWVEDIINSILTELAELKKPYKYVVTCVFMQRTGAALSTGFISLWDNTKDGMVHVPFENDSFHCLVTVYFLKND; the protein is encoded by the coding sequence ATGGCTGACTACGAGCCCGAGGACAACCTCGAACAGAACAGCACCCTGAGCAGCGAATCGATCCAAGAGGATATGAGCAACCTCTTGCGCACAAAATTGACGGGCGAGCAGTGGAATCCCGCCAAGGTAGATGGCTGGGTGGAGGACATTATTAACTCGATCCTAACTGAGCTCGCGGAGCTCAAGAAACCGTACAAGTACGTCGTCACGTGCGTGTTCATGCAGCGTACCGGTGCCGCGCTTTCCACCGGGTTCATTAGCCTCTGGGACAATACAAAGGATGGTATGGTGCACGTCCCTTTCGAGAACGACTCATTTCACTGTCTGGTGACAGTCTACTTCCTGAAGAACGACTAG
- a CDS encoding hypothetical protein (TriTrypDB/GeneDB-style sysID: LpmP.13.1120) — MSGLEKSDIISTPMPFPTIPVRGVPQSERSWVENNWWVLLMIECLVLFAVFMALLVYYLFYVRTPGKRLLDDKVDNDGLSHYGSELSSRSSSVELTYISSSTYKRGFAENAVGGTVGGRKSHRPTLEVLPVPNQHSKAAYSPKCD; from the coding sequence ATGTCCGGGCTTGAAAAAAGTGATATCATCTCCACCCCGATGCCGTTCCCCACGATCCCCGTCAGGGGAGTGCCGCAAAGCGAGCGTTCATGGGTGGAGAACAACTGGTGGGTGCTGCTCATGATTGAGTGCCTTGTCCTCTTCGCCGTCTTCATGGCCCTGCTTGTCTACTATCTTTTCTACGTCCGTACCCCAGGGAAGCGCCTGCTCGATGACAAGGTGGATAACGATGGTCTTAGCCATTACGGCAGTGAGCTCAGCAGTCGCTCTAGCAGCGTCGAGTTGACGTACattagcagcagcacctaCAAGCGCGGCTTTGCGGAGAATGCGGTTGGTGGTACGGTAGGTGGCAGGAAGTCGCACAGGCCGACGTTGGAGGTCTTACCCGTGCCAAACCAGCACAGCAAAGCTGCGTACAGTCCTAAGTGTGACTAA
- a CDS encoding adenylosuccinate synthetase, putative (TriTrypDB/GeneDB-style sysID: LpmP.13.1070), producing MPVRRYGGRYNNSSSGVSNALSSSSTAGLRPSPSSRESSTPLSTHHDPAFLGTNHAKNEGGLCQKHHVRFREPSVEVEVEIMDDEPSRGLQKPPSRARHAADANNNSASASAQCNTTRASDYTFYTNEDQKKVYEALRSLRPLPELQEPRRVKEYSEVSIKESLYRIVEAHDVIMVAGAFFGDEGKGKTVDAVAHHPLCTCIARVNSGENAGHTVYDKAGRKFVFNLAPSGLLLPGKRNYIGPECVMDPVSFMEKEIIQLISAGIDYHDRLFIGNVCIVTPYHKLLDLLGSAANSSTLKGMAPVHGSKVMKRGIRLDHIFNDDETLHKRLEKDMETYLGLLKVKNLSDADVVRLCREENSDGVLRVPDYVIAFAQAKEKVKFLMNLYHERVRNNPDFPARCDVIYELRAAMLRGEKVLLEGPQSYWLSNARTKFWESTTSADTTAAGLLAASQLNFQQFKSVVLNVHKAPGSSRVGIGACPSSFVPQDFFSAQNIKTLHDLPPATCANFEAIQRTLFRDGFPYSNDKAKHNGIMAPVEYSDETGDYNIGVAMAIASAQHHGECGAVTKKPRVCGFFDCVLQHEVNSIQGPYLTISALDRGDEYDKVGVTIAYVYYNPEGKQVNVNGHVYKNGDIIRAGDPVPSESALYHCHPIVKLIDGWRDNPIAAAKRRRNTPLPRGLCELLSTIEYFTNCKVLSIGNGPNGGDIIYLRQ from the coding sequence ATGCCGGTTCGCCGTTACGGTGGCCGTTACAACAACAGCTCGTCCGGTGTATCGAATGCGCTGAGCtcgtccagcaccgctgggTTGCggccatcgccgtcgtccaGAGAGAGCTCGACGCCCCTCTCTACACATCACGATCCGGCCTTCCTGGGTACTAACCATGCGAAGAATGAAGGGGGCCTTTGCCAGAAACACCATGTCAGATTCCGAGAGCCAAGCGTCGAGGTCGAGGTGGAGATTATGGACGACGAGCCGTCACGAGGCCTGCAGAAGCCGCCGAGCAGGGCGCGGCACGCCGCAGAcgcgaacaacaacagcgccagcgccagcgcgcaGTGCAACACCACAAGGGCGTCCGACTACACCTTTTACACAAATGAGGACCAGAAAAAGGTgtacgaggcgctgcgctcgctgcggCCTTtgccggagctgcaggagccgCGTCGCGTGAAGGAGTACTCAGAGGTGTCGATCAAGGAGTCGCTCTACCGCATCGTCGAGGCACACGACGTCATCATGGTTGCCGGGGCCTTTTTTGGAGATGAGGGCAAAGGCAAGACAGTGGATGCGGTCGCCCATCACCCACTCTGCACGTGCATCGCGCGGGTGAACAGCGGGGAGAACGCCGGCCACACTGTCTATGACAAGGCCGGTCGCAAGTTTGTCTTCAACCTCGCACCGTCcggcctgctgctgcctggcAAGAGGAACTACATTGGCCCTGAGTGTGTCATGGACCCTGTCAGCTTCATGGAGAAGGAGATTATTCAGCTGATCAGCGCCGGTATCGACTACCATGACCGCCTCTTCATTGGCAACGTATGCATTGTGACGCCGTACCACAAGCTTTTGGACCTGCTTGGCTCAGCGGCAAACTCGTCGACGCTGAAGGGCATGGCGCCAGTGCACGGCAGCAAGGTGATGAAGCGTGGCATCCGGCTGGACCACATCTTCAACGACGACGAGACGCTGCACAAGCGGCTGGAGAAGGACATGGAGACCTACCTTGGTCTGCTCAAAGTGAAGAACCTCTCGGACGCCGACGTGGTGCGGCTCTGTCGCGAGGAGAACAGCGACGGCGTTCTGCGGGTACCGGACTACGTCATAGCGTTTGCgcaggcaaaagaaaaagtgaaGTTCCTCATGAACCTCTATCACGAGCGTGTGCGGAACAACCCCGACTTCCCCGCTCGCTGCGACGTCATTTACGAGCTGCgggcggcgatgctgcgcggcgAGAAAGTGTTGCTCGAGGGCCCCCAATCTTACTGGCTTAGCAACGCCCGCACAAAGTTCTGGGAGAGCACCACGTCAGCGGACACCACCGCGGCCGGCTTGCTGGCAGCCTCGCAGCTTAACTTCCAGCAGTTCAAGTCCGTCGTTCTCAATGTCCACAAGGCCCCAGGGTCCAGTCGCGTCGGCATTGGTGCCTGCCCCAGCAGCTTCGTCCCGCAGGACTTCTTCAGTGCCCAGAACATCAAGACGCTACACGACTTGCCACCGGCGACGTGTGCCAACTTCGAGGCTATTCAGCGCACTCTCTTCCGCGACGGCTTTCCCTACAGCAACGACAAAGCAAAGCACAATGGTATCATGGCGCCGGTAGAGTACTCGGACGAGACCGGTGACTACAACATCGGCGTCGCCATGGCCATCGCctcagcgcagcaccacggcgAATGTGGAGCCGTCACGAAGAAgccgcgcgtgtgcggcttCTTCGACTGCGTCCTGCAGCACGAAGTGAACAGCATTCAAGGCCCATACCTCACCATCTCCGCTCTTGACCGCGGAGACGAGTACGACAAGGTCGGCGTCACCATCGCCTACGTCTATTACAACCCGGAAGGGAAGCAGGTAAACGTAAATGGGCACGTGTACAAGAATGGCGACATCATCCGCGCCGGTGATCCGGTACCGAGCGAGTCGGCCCTCTACCACTGCCATCCGATCGTAAAGCTGATTGACGGCTGGCGCGACAACCCGATCGCCGCGgcgaagcgccgccgcaacacaccgctgccgcgcggTTTGTGTGAGCTCCTTTCCACCATTGAGTACTTCACCAACTGTAAGGTTCTATCGATCGGCAACGGACCGAATGGAGGCGACATTATCTACCTGCGCCAGTAG
- a CDS encoding hypothetical protein (TriTrypDB/GeneDB-style sysID: LpmP.13.1080), translating to MLRITPSCCASKVTAGNARNQAGSPRRKAKIFHVIPGTPVTPVEKLKEQRRRFGQDRYSRQPEYRPGRNVRMDPNSFTLYATTKGVMTIRTSRINPSYKWLDVEPDIQKVFRSRCMRAALQARGKASMMVGDNVNYRAELDHVTEPQWRERVMQVSKATERFQDPNCFTRGLVPALRPLSRYSYE from the coding sequence ATGCTGCGCATCACccccagctgctgcgccagcaagGTGACAGCCGGCAATGCCAGGAATCAAGCTGGATCGCCGCGGCGAAAAGCTAAGATCTTTCACGTCATACCCGGCACCCCTGTCACACCGGTAGAAAAACTGAAGGAgcaacgccgccgctttGGCCAGGACCGGTACTCGCGGCAGCCCGAGTACAGGCCAGGGCGCAATGTCCGCATGGACCCCAACAGCTTCACCCTGTATGCAACGACGAAGGGTGTCATGACAATCCGCACCTCACGCATAAACCCTTCGTACAAGTGGCTCGACGTGGAGCCGGACATTCAGAAGGTTTTTCGTAGTCGATGCATGCGCGCTGCCCTGCAGGCTCGTGGGAAGGCCTCCATGATGGTGGGGGACAACGTGAACTACCGCGCTGAACTGGATCATGTGACGGAGCCACAGTGGCGCGAGCGGGTGATGCAGGTGTCGAAGGCAACAGAACGCTTTCAAGACCCTAACTGCTTTACTCGTGGACTGGTGCCTGCCCTGCGACCGCTTAGCCGCTACTCGTACGAGTGA
- a CDS encoding hypothetical protein (TriTrypDB/GeneDB-style sysID: LpmP.13.1130) yields MAPMRQQQQQQQQSLLHFDEVDSSTLKRFLTESLGGGEGVPAVSHAVARSVIDQIVQRALQQLISFGIPIAATSAIRDLQYDLGGSRQPVNENWSKAYKWAVVLIVISSVICFAVVALVLGCILLERHREAQEKANGTRCSDSDDDSTHSLRGHFTRSFSMHDSHSEVEDYSSFSDSYDDEGEEDEWHSRNDWRGEHHGRP; encoded by the coding sequence ATGGCACCcatgcggcagcagcagcagcagcagcagcaatcaCTGCTCCATTTCGATGAAGTGGATTCGAGCACTTTGAAGAGGTTCCTGACCGAATCGcttggtggtggggagggggtaccGGCAGTAAGCCACGCCGTGGCGCGGTCAGTGATCGATCAGATTGTTCAACGTGCTCTTCAACAGCTGATTTCATTCGGTATACCCATCGCGGCGACTAGCGCGATCCGAGACCTACAGTACGACCTTGGTGGCAGTCGACAGCCGGTGAACGAGAACTGGTCCAAGGCGTACAAGTGGGCCGTGGTGCTAATAGTTATCTCCTCCGTGATCTGTTTCGCAGTGGTGGCCCTTGTGTTGGGGTGCATCCTTCTTGAGCGCCACCGTGAAGCCCAGGAGAAGGCGAATGGGACGCGTTGCAGTGACTCCGATGACGACAGCACCCATTCCCTCAGGGGGCATTTTACAAGGTCATTCTCGATGCACGACAGCCATTCGGAGGTGGAGGACtactcctccttctccgacAGCTACGATGacgagggtgaagaggacgagTGGCATAGCCGCAATGACTGGCGTGGCGAGCATCATGGACGCCCGTGA
- a CDS encoding 40S ribosomal protein S4, putative (TriTrypDB/GeneDB-style sysID: LpmP.13.1100), producing the protein MAKKHLKRLYAPKDWMLSKLTGVFAPRPRPGPHKLRECLPLLVIIRNRLKYALNAREGEMILRQGLVHVDNHPRRDGKYPAGFMDVIEIPKTGDRFRLLYDVKGRFALVSVSEAEAQIKLMKVVNLYTATGRVPVAVTHDGHRIRYPDPHCSIGDTIVYNVNEKKCVDLIKNRQGKAVIVTGGANRGRIGEIVKVERHPGAFDIAHLKDASGAEFATRAANIFVIGKDLNNLQVTVPKQQGLRMNVIQEREERLIAAEARKTAPARGARKARK; encoded by the coding sequence ATGGCCAAGAAGCACCTCAAGCGCCTCTATGCGCCCAAGGACTGGATGCTGAGCAAGCTGACCGGCGTGTTTGCGCCGCGCCCGCGCCCGGGTCCGCACAAGCTGCGCGAgtgcctgccgctgctggtgatCATCCGCAACCGCCTGAAGTACGCACTGAACGCGCGCGAGGGCGAGATGATCCTACGCCAGGGTCTGGTGCACGTGGACAACCACCCGCGCCGCGACGGCAAGTACCCTGCCGGCTTCATGGACGTGATCGAGATCCCGAAGACGGGCGACCGTTTCCGCCTGCTGTACGACGTCAAGGGCCGCTTCGCGCTGGTGAGCGTGTctgaggcggaggcgcagatCAAGCTGATGAAGGTGGTGAACCTGTACACGGCCACCGGCCGCGTGCCGGTCGCCGTCACGCACGACGGCCACCGCATCCGCTATCCGGACCCGCACTGCTCCATTGGTGACACCATTGTGTACAACGTCAATGAGAAGAAGTGTGTGGACCTGATCAAGAACCGCCAGGGCAAGGCCGTGATCGTCACCGGCGGCGCCAACCGTGGCCGCATCGGCGAGATCGTGAAGGTGGAGCGCCACCCCGGCGCGTTCGACATTGCGCACCTGAAGGACGCGTCTGGCGCCGAGTTCGCCACCCGCGCTGCGAACATCTTCGTGATTGGCAAGGACCTGAATAACCTGCAGGTGACGGTGCCGAAGCAGCAGGGTCTGCGCATGAACGTGATCCAGGAGCGCGAGGAGCGCCTGATCGCGGCCGAGGCCCGCAAGACCGCGCCGGCTCGTGGTGCCCGCAAGGCCCGCAAGTAG
- a CDS encoding thiamin pyrophosphokinase, putative (TriTrypDB/GeneDB-style sysID: LpmP.13.1110) codes for MSQDEGYTHASTQPVLHTRKLCSCNALLVQSTTDAVTADASVPDTSLFGVILLNSPANTEEDFGSYIRIFERHRGRVALASCAGTEKDKGTTPVSRKAKERNPYFICADGAYAALGEYCAKHYSSVAASSSGSKTEDQSTFTPLRLCDALIGDMDSLPTTQLMRVAEADSAEVLLATADGSEPPHGGDDDQGNDRGERHPLFHENVNSIPVKLLEAIRRRRDAYSHREAFSSSRTPVEPLTVLPVACQMTTDFEKCVMLLQRLWALDLGMPGARTREDSRQGFNQEVPLAEQSHEATSLAVEYVARLPETSSTADVQAGGDQQEARRCRRLVESVTPSSSGTTEQATHRLKTRVLPNVAVLGALGGRIDHEIGIISCLLRYARVFHIMAINKYNVLFACWPDGVTQFVLPPSWSPPRPAPGATAAPYMCGVVPFGPLRELETAGLLWNVVKGRPEVYDGYTQTNSYRLAFDGLVSTCNTVTSPVVTIDVRPLHCAPGQCSSSSEALTKCNCDPDAPSVNPPTLFTLGLPSVCPESHADVPASK; via the coding sequence ATGTCGCAAGACGAGGgctacacacacgccagcACCCAGCCAGTCCTCCACACCCGGAAGCTGTGTTCGTGcaacgcgctgctggtgcagagTACAACGGATGCCGTCACCGCGGACGCGTCAGTCCCGGACACGTCGCTCTTCGGGGTCATTTTGTTGAACAGCCCAGCGAATACAGAGGAGGACTTCGGCTCTTATATTCGCATCTTtgagcgccaccgcggccgcgtCGCTCTGGCGTCCTGCGCAGGAACGGAAAAAGACAAGGGGACAACCCCCGTGAGCAGAAAAGCCAAAGAGCGCAACCCCTACTTCATCTGTGCGGACGGCGCGTACGCCGCGTTGGGGGAGTACTGCGCAAAACACTACTCCAGTGTGgcggccagcagcagtggcagcaaaACCGAGGACCAGAGCACCTTCACACCATTGCGCCTGTGCGATGCCCTCATCGGCGACATGGACAGCCTCCCCACCACGCAGCTTATGCGCGTCGCCGAGGCTGATAGCGCGGAAGTCCTGCTCGCGACTGCGGATGGTAGCGAGCCGCCACACGGTGGTGACGATGACCAGGGCAACGATCGTGGTGAAAGGCACCCCCTTTTCCATGAGAATGTGAACTCGATTCcggtgaagctgctggaggcgatcCGGCGCCGGCGTGATGCGTACAGTCACCGCGAGGCATTCTCATCGTCAAGAACGCCAGTCGAGCCGCTCACCGTGCTGCCCGTCGCGTGCCAGATGACGACGGACTTTGAGAAGTGTGTAATGCTACTGCAGCGTCTGTGGGCACTTGACCTTGGGATGCCGGGTGCGCGGACCAGGGAAGATTCCCGCCAGGGCTTCAATCAGGAGGTTCCTCTCGCAGAGCAGTCGCACGAGGCCACCTCCCTTGCAGTCGAGTACGTGGCTCGTCTCCCCGAGACCTCGTCCACCGCTGACGTGCAGGCAGGGGGAGATCAGCAGGAggctcgccgctgccgacggcTGGTCGAGTCGGTAACCCCATCTTCGTCAGGTACCACCGAGCAGGCTACTCACCGCCTGAAGACGCGCGTGCTGCCTAACGTCGCCGTCTTGGGCGCACTTGGCGGTCGCATTGACCACGAGATCGGAATCATTTCCTGCCTCCTGCGTTACGCGCGAGTCTTTCACATCATGGCGATCAACAAGTACAACGTGCTCTTTGCCTGCTGGCCAGACGGGGTGACGCAGTTCGTCCTCCCACCGTCATGGTCACCCCCACGCCCGGCGCCAggggcgacggcagcgccgtacATGTGCGGCGTCGTCCCCTTTGGACCCTTGCGCGAGCTGGAGACGGCCGGGCTCCTGTGGAACGTAGTGAAGGGTCGCCCTGAGGTGTACGACGGCTACACGCAGACAAACAGCTACCGCCTCGCTTTCGACGGACTTGTCTCGACCTGCAACACTGTGACATCCCCGGTCGTGACGATCGATGTGCGGCCGCTGCACTGCGCGCCGGGGCAGTGCTCGTCGAGCTCAGAAGCTCTCACGAAGTGCAACTGCGACCCGGATGCACCCTCAGTAAACCCGCCTACTCTGTTCACGCTGGGGTTGCCCAGCGTATGCCCTGAATCTCACGCAGATGTGCCAGCGTCCAAGTAA